In one Echinicola marina genomic region, the following are encoded:
- a CDS encoding DUF4982 domain-containing protein, which translates to MKYNSLALLLFMFCFHYSNAQTREIRQLESWRFFKGENINAFKTDFDDSKWETVTVPHDWAIYGPFDKEVDKQTVRIEQNNEKEATEKTGRTGALPFTGVGWYRTMLELSEEDLGKQVLLTFDGAMSNAEVFVNGKQIGNRPYGYSYFYFDISDYIRPARENIVAVRLKNQEFSSRWYPGAGLYRKVQLILKDQTSFQHWGHSITTPYISDDLAKVNIKSKVQGKDIIIKTKIINADGTEVAHNTFSERFGDELAQSIAVENPQLWDIDHPYLYTAELELYQGDVLKDKESIRFGIRKISYSAERGFELNGEKVKFKGVCLHHDLGPLGTAVNKAALKRQLTILKDMGCNAVRSAHNMPSIEQLELCDEMGLLFLAESFDEWKKPKVKNGYNKFFDEWAEKDVVNLVQATRNHPSIIMWSAGNEVPDQWGSEGVKRLRWLQDIFHREDPTRPVTVGMDQVKSVMESGFGAILDVPGLNYRTHLYEEAYERFPQGFILGSETASTVSSRGVYKFPVEKGHSKVYDDGQSSSYDLEYCNWSNIPEDDFVLQDDKAWVLGEFVWTGFDYLGEPTPYDTYWPSRSSYFGISDLAGLPKDRYYLYRSRWNTEAETLHILPHWNWEGREGEVTPVFVYTNYNSAELFVNGKSQGVQYKSDQSKLHRYRLMWMDVKYEPGTIKVIAFDDQGNPVAEQTRVTAGKPHHIQLQADRKSIQADGKDISFVTATIVDKDGNPCPKAAHQLDFEVRGNGKFRAVCNGDPTSLELFHLPTMKAFSGKLVVLVQSSTEEGEIELTVSGKGLHKERLMISSRYGLDK; encoded by the coding sequence ATGAAATATAATAGTTTAGCTCTGTTACTGTTTATGTTTTGTTTCCATTATTCAAATGCCCAAACAAGAGAAATCAGGCAACTTGAATCTTGGAGATTTTTCAAGGGTGAAAACATAAATGCTTTCAAGACTGACTTTGATGATTCTAAATGGGAAACTGTCACCGTTCCACACGACTGGGCAATTTATGGTCCATTTGACAAGGAAGTGGACAAGCAGACCGTTAGGATTGAGCAGAACAATGAAAAAGAAGCAACAGAAAAAACCGGAAGGACGGGAGCATTACCCTTTACAGGCGTAGGTTGGTACAGGACGATGTTGGAGCTTTCTGAGGAGGATTTGGGCAAGCAAGTGTTGCTGACTTTTGATGGTGCCATGAGCAATGCAGAAGTTTTTGTGAATGGAAAACAGATAGGAAATAGGCCCTATGGTTACAGTTATTTCTATTTTGACATATCAGATTATATAAGACCTGCTAGAGAAAATATTGTAGCAGTTAGGCTTAAAAACCAGGAATTTTCTTCCCGTTGGTATCCAGGAGCTGGTCTGTACAGAAAAGTTCAACTGATCCTAAAAGATCAGACAAGTTTCCAGCATTGGGGGCACTCTATCACCACGCCTTATATCAGTGATGATTTGGCTAAGGTAAACATCAAGTCCAAAGTACAGGGAAAGGACATTATAATTAAAACCAAAATTATCAATGCGGATGGTACGGAAGTAGCACATAATACTTTTTCTGAGCGTTTTGGGGATGAGCTAGCACAAAGCATTGCAGTGGAAAATCCGCAATTATGGGATATTGATCATCCCTATCTTTATACTGCAGAATTGGAGCTTTACCAAGGGGATGTGCTCAAAGATAAAGAATCGATCAGGTTTGGCATCAGAAAAATTAGTTACAGCGCAGAAAGGGGTTTTGAGTTAAACGGTGAAAAAGTAAAATTCAAAGGAGTCTGTTTGCACCATGACCTTGGACCATTAGGTACAGCGGTCAATAAAGCTGCTTTAAAAAGACAATTGACCATTCTTAAAGATATGGGGTGTAATGCTGTCCGGTCAGCACACAATATGCCATCTATCGAACAACTGGAGCTTTGTGATGAAATGGGATTATTGTTTTTGGCAGAAAGTTTTGATGAATGGAAAAAGCCAAAGGTAAAAAATGGTTATAATAAGTTTTTTGACGAATGGGCTGAAAAGGATGTGGTGAATTTAGTTCAGGCGACGCGCAATCATCCCAGTATCATCATGTGGAGTGCGGGGAATGAGGTTCCTGATCAATGGGGCAGTGAAGGAGTGAAAAGACTGAGGTGGCTGCAAGACATTTTTCATAGAGAAGATCCCACCAGGCCGGTAACCGTTGGTATGGATCAGGTGAAATCGGTAATGGAAAGTGGTTTTGGAGCCATTTTGGATGTTCCGGGGCTTAATTACCGTACCCATTTATATGAAGAAGCCTATGAGCGATTCCCACAGGGCTTTATTCTTGGATCCGAGACAGCTTCCACCGTAAGTTCAAGAGGAGTTTATAAGTTTCCGGTAGAAAAGGGCCATAGTAAAGTATATGATGATGGGCAAAGCTCATCTTATGACTTGGAATATTGTAACTGGTCCAATATCCCTGAAGATGATTTTGTTCTGCAGGATGATAAAGCTTGGGTTTTGGGAGAATTTGTTTGGACGGGATTTGATTATTTGGGAGAGCCTACACCATATGATACTTACTGGCCTTCGCGTAGTTCCTATTTTGGCATCAGTGATCTGGCAGGCTTGCCAAAAGATCGCTATTACCTGTATAGGAGCCGTTGGAACACAGAAGCTGAAACTTTGCACATTTTACCCCACTGGAATTGGGAAGGACGGGAGGGAGAAGTTACCCCTGTTTTTGTGTATACCAACTATAATAGTGCTGAATTATTTGTCAATGGAAAAAGCCAAGGAGTCCAATATAAAAGTGACCAATCTAAATTACACCGGTACCGCTTGATGTGGATGGATGTAAAGTATGAGCCTGGCACCATCAAAGTAATTGCTTTTGATGATCAGGGAAATCCTGTTGCGGAGCAAACTAGGGTTACGGCTGGGAAACCTCACCATATTCAACTGCAAGCCGATAGAAAATCCATTCAAGCAGATGGGAAGGATATTAGTTTTGTTACCGCAACTATAGTGGATAAAGATGGAAACCCATGTCCAAAAGCGGCGCATCAATTGGATTTTGAAGTAAGAGGAAATGGAAAATTCAGAGCAGTATGTAATGGTGACCCTACCTCTTTGGAATTGTTTCATCTGCCTACAATGAAAGCTTTCAGCGGGAAGTTGGTAGTATTGGTACAGTCTAGTACAGAGGAGGGGGAAATAGAATTAACGGTAAGTGGTAAAGGCCTACATAAAGAAAGGCTTATGATATCGTCAAGGTATGGTTTAGATAAATAA
- a CDS encoding GDSL-type esterase/lipase family protein, with protein sequence MQRIFFLVITLFISCFNCPCSLAQRPIRVACIGNSVTYGAGIKDREQNSYPAQLQKLLGEAYTVKNFGHSGATLLRNGHNPYHLTDQYAEALSFEPDIAVIHLGLNDTDPRNWPNYQLDFEGDYSQLIDTLRSVNPKIEIHIASLSPIFSGHPRFKSGTREWHYEIRQKIQWLAKANNVQLMDLYQPFVTRPDLFPDNIHPNMAGAKMMADLVHSYLKKDFGGLEMPSIFANGMVLQRGDSTAIFGKGDPDKIVTVKFQEKTKEVFVDQDGKWIVYLEDMPVGGPYELKVQQANQTLHFSEVWIGDVWLCMGQSNMAFPLKSSFSWEEERKQESNKNLHLFQLKPFRETDNRAWDSLALHKVNELTYFEGKWNADRPDFSAVAYHFGKILQEETAVPIGLVQLALGGAPIEAFIDRITLEQDDLLVDMLDNWETSDFIMPWVRERAAVNISNKLDKQQRHPYEPAYIYDAGLQPIMPFGFKGLVWYQGESNAHNADLYARLFRTMVKSYREKWNNSAFPVYYVQLPGMSRPSWPYFRSMQYALSQNVPNTGMAVSLDLGDSLDVHPKAKEEVGRRLALQALVNTYGADLLADGPELNKVVKEGDMLALSFQNDEGLRTKDGRTAVLGFAVMDFRGKRLILEGEIVGNKVLLQVPNNFFVHKVLYGFAPFGPANLVNKAGLPMGTLVYRLCDE encoded by the coding sequence ATGCAAAGAATATTTTTCTTAGTAATAACATTGTTTATAAGTTGTTTTAACTGTCCTTGTTCACTGGCTCAAAGACCTATAAGGGTAGCATGTATTGGCAATTCGGTAACCTATGGAGCAGGAATTAAAGATAGAGAGCAGAATTCTTATCCTGCCCAATTGCAAAAGCTGCTAGGGGAAGCTTATACTGTAAAGAATTTTGGACATAGCGGTGCCACTTTACTTAGAAATGGACATAATCCCTACCATTTAACTGATCAATATGCTGAGGCCTTATCATTCGAACCTGATATAGCTGTGATTCATTTGGGGTTGAATGATACTGATCCAAGGAACTGGCCCAATTATCAATTAGATTTTGAAGGGGATTATTCACAGTTGATCGATACTTTGAGAAGTGTAAATCCAAAGATTGAAATTCATATAGCCAGTTTGAGCCCTATATTTAGTGGACATCCAAGGTTCAAGTCAGGTACGCGAGAATGGCACTATGAAATTCGACAAAAAATCCAATGGCTAGCAAAAGCCAACAATGTGCAATTAATGGATCTATATCAGCCGTTTGTTACGCGCCCAGATCTATTCCCTGATAATATCCATCCAAATATGGCTGGTGCAAAGATGATGGCAGACTTGGTGCATTCCTATTTGAAAAAGGACTTTGGAGGGCTGGAAATGCCATCGATTTTTGCAAATGGTATGGTACTGCAACGTGGAGACAGTACTGCTATTTTTGGTAAAGGGGATCCAGATAAGATTGTGACGGTTAAGTTTCAAGAAAAAACCAAGGAAGTTTTTGTAGATCAAGATGGCAAATGGATAGTTTACCTGGAGGATATGCCTGTAGGAGGCCCTTATGAACTGAAGGTACAGCAAGCAAATCAAACCTTACACTTTTCTGAAGTTTGGATAGGTGATGTTTGGTTATGTATGGGGCAGTCCAATATGGCTTTTCCCTTAAAATCATCTTTTTCTTGGGAGGAAGAACGTAAGCAGGAAAGCAATAAGAATTTGCACCTGTTTCAGTTGAAGCCGTTTAGAGAAACTGACAATCGGGCTTGGGACAGTTTAGCGCTACATAAGGTAAATGAACTGACATATTTTGAAGGGAAATGGAATGCAGATAGACCTGATTTTTCGGCTGTTGCCTATCATTTTGGTAAAATCCTCCAAGAGGAAACCGCGGTGCCCATAGGTTTGGTACAGCTGGCGTTGGGAGGAGCTCCCATAGAGGCATTTATAGATAGGATAACTTTGGAACAGGATGACCTGCTAGTGGATATGTTGGATAATTGGGAAACTTCAGATTTTATCATGCCTTGGGTGAGGGAGAGGGCAGCAGTGAACATATCCAATAAGCTTGATAAGCAGCAACGCCATCCTTATGAGCCAGCATATATTTATGATGCTGGTTTACAGCCAATCATGCCATTTGGTTTTAAAGGGCTTGTATGGTACCAAGGAGAAAGTAATGCCCATAATGCAGATCTTTACGCAAGACTTTTTCGAACAATGGTCAAGAGCTATCGGGAGAAATGGAATAATTCAGCGTTTCCTGTTTATTATGTACAGCTGCCAGGAATGTCAAGACCATCATGGCCTTATTTTAGGTCTATGCAATATGCATTGAGTCAGAACGTCCCCAATACTGGAATGGCAGTAAGCTTGGATTTGGGCGACTCATTGGATGTTCATCCAAAAGCCAAAGAAGAAGTAGGCAGAAGGTTGGCTTTGCAAGCATTAGTAAATACTTATGGGGCAGATTTGCTGGCTGATGGGCCGGAATTGAATAAGGTGGTGAAAGAAGGGGATATGCTGGCTTTATCCTTCCAAAATGATGAAGGACTAAGAACCAAAGATGGAAGAACTGCGGTCTTGGGATTTGCAGTAATGGATTTTCGGGGAAAGAGATTGATATTGGAAGGAGAAATTGTAGGAAATAAGGTGCTTTTACAAGTTCCTAATAACTTTTTTGTCCACAAGGTGCTTTATGGCTTTGCTCCCTTTGGCCCTGCCAATTTAGTCAATAAAGCTGGCTTGCCGATGGGGACGCTTGTGTATAGATTGTGTGATGAATAG
- a CDS encoding arylsulfatase: MKKISLVILLTLLLGSVYSQEKPNILVIMGDDIGYWNLSYNNRGMMGYSTPNIDKLAAGGATFTDYYAEQSCTAGRAAFITGQMPVRTGMTKVGIPGATLGIQPEDPTLAELLKPLGYATGQFGKNHLGDLDEFLPTNHGFDEFFGNLYHLNAEETPENSYYPKNPEFRKKFGPRGVIKSSADGSVEDTGPLTKKRMETIDQEVLNATTDFIDRQVDADKPFFVWFNTTRMHYVTHVPEEYEGKTGLSEYADGMVQHDDQIGQLLDKLEELGVDDNTIIIYTTDNGPHFNMWPDGGVTPFRGEKNTNWEGGYRLPCIIKWPGKIPAGSVFNEIVAGNDWLPTLMAAVGDDQIKEKLMDGYQIGDMTYKVHLDGYNILPFLTGKKEVSKDQYGATNWPRREFFYWNDDGQLVAMRYDRWKLVFMEQQSSKFGVWMYPFVQLRIPLIFDLRMDPFERAQHNANSYYEWMEGIVQFAGGASQAIAGKMISSFQEYPPRQKPASFNLDEVMESLTAGQKGN, from the coding sequence ATGAAAAAGATTTCACTTGTAATTTTATTAACACTACTTCTAGGCTCAGTCTACAGTCAAGAAAAGCCAAACATTCTTGTCATCATGGGAGATGACATTGGATATTGGAACCTGAGTTACAATAACAGAGGAATGATGGGCTATAGCACGCCCAATATTGATAAATTGGCAGCAGGAGGAGCTACATTTACTGATTATTATGCAGAACAATCCTGCACAGCAGGAAGGGCCGCATTTATTACAGGACAAATGCCTGTTAGGACAGGGATGACTAAGGTGGGGATTCCAGGAGCTACTTTAGGTATACAACCTGAAGATCCTACATTGGCAGAATTACTAAAGCCTTTGGGATATGCTACAGGGCAATTTGGAAAAAACCACTTAGGAGACCTTGATGAATTTTTGCCTACCAACCATGGTTTTGATGAGTTTTTCGGGAACCTGTACCATTTGAATGCAGAAGAAACGCCAGAGAATTCTTATTATCCCAAGAACCCAGAATTTAGGAAGAAATTCGGACCTAGAGGAGTTATAAAGAGTTCTGCCGATGGCAGCGTAGAAGATACTGGCCCATTGACCAAAAAGAGAATGGAGACGATTGACCAGGAAGTACTGAATGCAACTACTGATTTTATTGATCGTCAGGTTGATGCCGACAAACCGTTTTTTGTATGGTTCAATACCACTAGAATGCACTATGTGACCCATGTACCAGAGGAGTATGAGGGCAAAACTGGCTTAAGTGAATATGCAGATGGTATGGTGCAGCACGATGACCAGATCGGCCAATTACTGGATAAATTGGAAGAGTTAGGGGTAGATGACAATACCATTATTATCTACACAACTGATAATGGACCACATTTTAATATGTGGCCTGATGGTGGAGTCACGCCATTCAGAGGAGAGAAAAATACCAACTGGGAAGGTGGCTACAGATTGCCTTGTATTATTAAATGGCCAGGTAAAATCCCTGCAGGCTCAGTCTTTAATGAAATTGTAGCTGGAAACGATTGGTTACCTACTTTGATGGCTGCTGTTGGGGACGACCAAATCAAAGAAAAATTAATGGATGGTTACCAAATTGGGGACATGACCTATAAGGTTCACTTGGATGGTTATAATATATTGCCCTTCCTGACTGGAAAAAAAGAAGTGAGCAAAGATCAGTATGGAGCTACTAATTGGCCACGAAGGGAGTTTTTCTATTGGAATGATGACGGACAATTGGTGGCCATGCGCTATGATCGTTGGAAATTGGTATTCATGGAACAGCAGTCTTCCAAGTTTGGAGTATGGATGTACCCATTCGTTCAGTTGAGAATTCCTTTGATATTTGACCTTAGGATGGATCCATTTGAGCGTGCTCAACACAACGCCAATAGTTATTATGAATGGATGGAAGGTATTGTACAATTTGCAGGCGGTGCATCCCAAGCCATAGCAGGCAAGATGATTTCCTCATTTCAGGAATACCCTCCAAGACAAAAACCTGCTTCCTTTAACTTGGACGAAGTGATGGAATCTTTAACAGCAGGTCAAAAAGGAAATTAA
- a CDS encoding arylsulfatase — protein MKKTTLIILFSLVFGALSAQDKPNILVIWGDDIGWSNVSFNNNGMMGYKTPNIDRIANEGASFTDWYGQQSCTAGRAAFILGQHPFRTGLLTIGMPGSKHGVKETQPTIADLLKPQGYATGQFGKNHLGDQDEHLPTNHGFDEFFGNLYHLNAEEELEGYYYPKDAEFRKKFGPRGVIHSTADGKVEDTGPLTRQRMETVDDEFENAAVEFIKKAHEDGKPFFVWMNSTRCHVWTHLKPESDGKTGIGLYPDAMVEHDLAVGRLLDLLDELGIADNTIVMYSTDNGAEKATWPDGGSTPFRGEKGTTWEGGFRVPTAIRWPGVIKPGTVYNDVFSHEDMMPTLLAAAGEPNIKEKVLNGYQANGKTFKQHLDGYNMMPYFKGEVEESPRKEIFYFDAGANMNAIRYGNWKLHFTIMEGDITEAYRKSPSWPYVINLRADPYEVSPDSRMYVRWYAENMWLFVPAQQYAAQFLATFKDFPPQTGSSLSIDKVVQQMTAPPRN, from the coding sequence ATGAAAAAAACAACACTAATAATTTTATTTTCCCTGGTTTTTGGGGCATTAAGCGCCCAAGACAAACCCAATATCTTGGTGATTTGGGGAGATGATATTGGCTGGTCGAATGTTAGTTTCAATAACAACGGAATGATGGGGTATAAAACACCCAATATCGATCGAATAGCAAATGAAGGTGCTTCATTTACTGATTGGTACGGTCAGCAATCTTGTACGGCTGGGCGAGCAGCATTTATCTTAGGCCAGCATCCTTTTAGAACGGGTTTATTGACCATAGGAATGCCTGGTTCTAAGCATGGTGTCAAAGAAACTCAGCCTACCATTGCTGACTTGCTTAAGCCACAAGGATATGCTACTGGTCAATTTGGTAAGAACCATTTGGGAGATCAGGATGAACACCTTCCTACCAACCATGGTTTTGACGAGTTCTTTGGTAACCTTTATCACTTGAATGCTGAAGAAGAGCTAGAAGGGTATTATTATCCAAAGGATGCAGAGTTTCGTAAAAAGTTTGGTCCTCGTGGTGTGATTCATAGTACAGCGGACGGTAAAGTGGAAGATACGGGACCGTTGACCAGACAACGAATGGAAACGGTGGATGATGAGTTTGAGAATGCTGCAGTTGAATTTATCAAAAAAGCACATGAAGATGGTAAGCCTTTCTTTGTATGGATGAATTCAACACGGTGCCACGTTTGGACACACTTGAAGCCGGAAAGTGATGGTAAGACAGGTATTGGTCTATATCCTGATGCTATGGTAGAGCACGATTTAGCGGTAGGTCGTTTATTGGACTTACTTGATGAATTAGGCATTGCTGATAATACCATTGTCATGTATTCTACTGATAATGGTGCAGAGAAAGCGACTTGGCCTGATGGTGGTTCTACTCCATTCAGAGGTGAGAAAGGTACGACATGGGAAGGAGGTTTTCGCGTACCTACAGCCATTCGTTGGCCTGGAGTGATCAAGCCAGGCACGGTTTACAATGATGTTTTTTCTCATGAAGACATGATGCCAACCTTATTGGCAGCTGCGGGAGAACCTAATATCAAGGAGAAAGTATTGAATGGGTATCAGGCAAATGGCAAGACATTTAAGCAACACCTGGATGGTTACAATATGATGCCATATTTCAAAGGTGAAGTGGAAGAGTCTCCCCGAAAGGAAATATTCTATTTTGATGCTGGTGCGAATATGAATGCGATTCGTTATGGTAATTGGAAATTGCACTTTACCATTATGGAAGGAGATATAACTGAGGCCTATAGAAAATCACCAAGTTGGCCATATGTAATCAACCTTCGGGCTGATCCTTACGAAGTATCACCTGATTCCCGAATGTATGTAAGGTGGTATGCAGAAAATATGTGGCTTTTTGTACCTGCTCAGCAATATGCTGCTCAGTTCCTGGCTACATTTAAAGATTTCCCTCCTCAAACAGGGTCTTCTTTATCCATAGATAAGGTAGTTCAGCAAATGACCGCACCTCCTAGAAATTAA
- a CDS encoding HAD family hydrolase, protein MNKIFILYISLGYICFACSGPQQEEIDTTLEHNEGNISGATMLLSSWEMKPRKRIMEWVEQVTDSLSLDYIPESDRIAVFDNDGTLWTEQPMYFQLAFAIDEIKRMAPDHPEWTDKGLFKPLLEGDVQGFLAGGEESLLALLKASHTGMTTEEFDQRVKTWMKTATHPDTGKHYNEMVFQPMLELLDYLQANGFKTFIVSGGGIDFMRAWAEEAYGIPPYQIVGSVGGLSYEMEGEKPVLNKLPELYFNDDKAGKPVGISRNIGKRPVFAAGNSDGDYEMLQYTSTGHGKRFGMYIHHTDSVREYAYDRESHIGKLDKGLDDAEKYNWLVVDMAKDWKVIYPYNKK, encoded by the coding sequence ATGAATAAGATATTCATTCTTTATATTTCACTGGGATATATTTGCTTTGCGTGTTCAGGTCCCCAACAGGAAGAGATTGATACTACTTTAGAGCACAATGAAGGTAATATCAGTGGGGCAACCATGCTATTATCTTCCTGGGAAATGAAACCTCGAAAGAGAATTATGGAATGGGTAGAACAGGTAACAGATTCTTTGTCCTTGGATTATATACCAGAATCAGATAGGATCGCTGTTTTTGATAATGATGGAACCCTTTGGACCGAACAACCCATGTATTTCCAATTGGCCTTTGCCATTGATGAAATCAAAAGAATGGCTCCTGATCATCCGGAATGGACCGATAAGGGACTGTTTAAGCCTCTTTTGGAAGGTGATGTACAAGGTTTTTTGGCAGGGGGAGAAGAGTCCTTATTGGCTTTGCTAAAGGCCAGCCACACAGGAATGACCACAGAAGAGTTTGACCAAAGGGTCAAAACATGGATGAAAACTGCCACACATCCTGATACAGGAAAGCACTATAATGAGATGGTTTTTCAGCCCATGCTTGAATTATTGGACTATTTGCAGGCCAATGGTTTCAAAACGTTTATCGTTTCTGGCGGAGGAATAGATTTTATGAGGGCATGGGCGGAGGAAGCTTATGGAATTCCTCCTTATCAAATTGTCGGATCTGTAGGAGGCTTGTCCTATGAAATGGAAGGAGAAAAGCCTGTATTGAATAAGTTGCCTGAGTTATATTTTAATGATGATAAAGCAGGCAAGCCAGTGGGAATCTCTAGAAATATAGGAAAGCGGCCTGTATTTGCTGCAGGAAATAGTGATGGCGATTATGAAATGCTTCAATATACTTCCACAGGTCATGGCAAAAGATTCGGAATGTATATTCATCATACTGATTCTGTCAGAGAATATGCCTATGATCGTGAATCTCATATTGGGAAATTGGATAAGGGGCTGGATGATGCAGAAAAATACAATTGGTTGGTGGTGGACATGGCCAAAGACTGGAAAGTGATTTATCCCTATAATAAAAAATAA
- a CDS encoding AAA family ATPase, which yields MSNLERIQQLHQQMSSSIIGQDELIHRLILVLLADGNMLLEGLPGLAKTRAIKSLAKALECGLSRIQFTPDLLPSDVTGTEIYQPESKEKFIFQQGPIFSNLILADEINRAPAKVQLALLEAMEERQVSVAGKTYPMDPLFMVMATQNPVEQEGTYPLPEAQMDRFLMHVMIDYPSDSAELEILRLNRSEQKKQKEQESTPLSPEIIFEARKEIAAVTISENMEKYIVDIISATRYPKKYSEELATWIDFGASPRGSIAIDRACRTHAWMEGRDFVSPEDIRAVVHDCLRHRLILSYEANADGITADNVLETVLKEVAVVA from the coding sequence ATGAGTAATTTAGAGCGTATTCAGCAACTACACCAACAAATGTCATCATCAATCATTGGCCAAGACGAATTGATTCACCGCCTGATATTGGTTTTGTTGGCGGATGGAAATATGTTGTTGGAAGGATTGCCAGGATTGGCTAAAACCCGGGCCATTAAATCCTTGGCAAAAGCGCTTGAGTGTGGATTAAGTAGGATTCAGTTTACCCCAGACTTGCTTCCCTCAGATGTGACGGGGACAGAAATTTATCAACCTGAATCAAAGGAGAAGTTTATTTTTCAGCAAGGACCTATTTTTAGTAACCTGATCCTAGCAGATGAGATCAACAGGGCCCCTGCAAAGGTACAATTAGCCTTGTTGGAAGCGATGGAAGAAAGACAGGTTTCAGTAGCAGGAAAGACCTATCCGATGGATCCGCTTTTTATGGTTATGGCTACACAGAACCCTGTAGAACAGGAAGGAACCTATCCGCTTCCTGAAGCCCAGATGGATAGATTTTTGATGCATGTCATGATTGATTATCCATCTGACTCAGCTGAATTGGAGATTTTGCGCTTAAATCGCTCCGAGCAAAAAAAACAGAAAGAACAGGAAAGCACACCTTTATCCCCGGAAATAATTTTCGAAGCCAGAAAAGAAATTGCAGCAGTGACCATTTCCGAAAATATGGAAAAGTACATTGTAGACATCATTTCGGCAACGCGCTATCCTAAAAAGTACAGCGAAGAATTAGCTACTTGGATAGACTTTGGTGCCAGTCCTAGGGGAAGTATAGCCATTGACCGGGCATGCAGAACACATGCCTGGATGGAGGGAAGGGACTTTGTTTCTCCGGAGGACATCAGGGCAGTAGTCCATGACTGTCTTCGCCATCGCCTGATCCTGAGTTATGAGGCCAATGCAGATGGCATTACCGCGGATAATGTGCTGGAGACTGTACTGAAAGAGGTAGCTGTAGTTGCATAA
- a CDS encoding DUF58 domain-containing protein: protein MAKSKETFPKDVFISLKELLGMEHLAMHFSLLARKQKVNSILGGKHASKLRGRGLDFEEVRNYVNGDDIRNIDWKVTARTHQTHTRVFTEEKEKPALIIVDQSKSMLFGSQQYTKSVVAARLAAMVAFRVLKQGDRVGRVIFADNGVDIIFPKRDRKNILRFFEMIVSRNHELADSAPVMFEEALQETIKKVRNMVTHDFLVVVISDFLRYSPQLTKFITQIAQHNDVLLAKVTGPMEWEIPHIKFVAGDNHSQVAIDGKKKNTRDDLQNRFKTDFTKFKGEMKRHRVPLFSINTVAPVDVQLKEIFKGTGK, encoded by the coding sequence ATGGCTAAGTCAAAAGAGACCTTTCCAAAAGATGTATTTATTTCCCTAAAGGAGCTTCTAGGGATGGAGCATCTTGCCATGCATTTTAGTTTATTGGCCAGAAAGCAAAAAGTCAACAGTATATTGGGGGGAAAACATGCTTCCAAATTAAGAGGAAGGGGTTTGGATTTTGAGGAAGTGCGAAATTATGTGAACGGTGATGATATCCGGAATATTGATTGGAAAGTAACTGCCCGTACCCATCAGACGCATACACGGGTATTTACAGAAGAAAAAGAAAAGCCAGCATTAATAATCGTCGACCAATCCAAATCCATGCTGTTTGGCTCACAGCAATACACTAAATCCGTCGTGGCAGCCCGATTGGCCGCAATGGTGGCCTTTAGGGTTTTAAAACAAGGTGACAGGGTCGGGAGAGTAATTTTTGCAGATAATGGAGTAGACATTATTTTCCCTAAGAGAGACAGAAAAAATATCTTGAGGTTTTTTGAAATGATCGTTAGCCGGAATCATGAATTGGCCGATTCTGCACCGGTAATGTTTGAGGAGGCACTACAAGAAACGATCAAAAAAGTAAGAAATATGGTGACCCATGATTTTTTGGTGGTGGTTATCAGTGATTTTTTGAGGTATTCTCCACAACTGACAAAGTTTATCACACAAATAGCCCAGCACAATGATGTTTTATTGGCTAAAGTAACTGGTCCTATGGAATGGGAAATCCCCCATATCAAATTTGTAGCAGGAGATAATCATAGTCAAGTGGCTATCGATGGGAAAAAAAAGAATACAAGGGATGACCTACAAAATCGGTTTAAAACTGATTTTACTAAGTTTAAAGGGGAAATGAAAAGACATAGAGTTCCCCTCTTCAGTATCAATACAGTGGCACCCGTAGATGTGCAGTTAAAAGAGATTTTTAAAGGGACAGGTAAATGA